In Ectothiorhodospiraceae bacterium 2226, a single window of DNA contains:
- a CDS encoding acetyltransferase, which yields MSHTDPHLIAEAVRTACLHAAREAHEQASISGLCGEGAWEAALGAIQTLDLDALLSDLTASSPPPR from the coding sequence ATGAGCCACACAGATCCCCACCTCATCGCGGAGGCGGTGCGCACGGCCTGCCTGCACGCGGCACGCGAGGCGCACGAGCAGGCGTCCATCAGCGGGCTGTGCGGCGAGGGCGCCTGGGAGGCGGCCCTCGGCGCGATCCAGACCCTCGACCTCGACGCCCTGCTGAGCGACCTCACGGCATCCTCGCCACCGCCGCGCTGA